The Rhododendron vialii isolate Sample 1 chromosome 8a, ASM3025357v1 genome has a window encoding:
- the LOC131298426 gene encoding potassium transporter 4: MEPESGIARGPSQFSWASLSRNLILAYQSFGVVYGDLSTSPLYVFRSTFIGKLQHHQNEDAIFGAFSLIFWTLTFIPLLKYVVIVLSADDNGEGGTFALYSMLCRHAKFGLLPNQQAADEELSAYKYGPSRQGQSSLPLRRFLEKHKKIRTALLVVVLLGTSMLIGDGVITPAISVLSAVSGLQLAESLLTTHEVLLIACVILVGLFALQHYGTHRVAFIFAPIVIIWLISIFSIGVYNIIKWNPKIVHAISPYYIVKFFSMTGVDGWISLGGVLLSITGTEAMFADIGHFSTFPIRLAFAVFVYPCLVVQYMGQAAFLSKNIPSIPNSFYQSIPDPVFWPVFIIATLASIVGSQAIITATFSIVKQCHALGCFPRVKVVHTSKHIYGQIYIPEINWILMIITIAIAIGFRDTTLIGNAYGLACMTVMFITTFLMALVLVFVQQRNIFLVAAFLLFFWLIEGVYLSSALMKVPQGGWVSLLLSFVFMVVMFVWYYGTHKKYNFDLHNKVPLRWILGLGPSLGIVRVPGVGLIYSELATGVPAIFSHFVTNLPAFHTVLVFVCVKSVPVPYVSPEERFLIGRICPRPYRMYRCIVRYGYKDIQRDNGDFENLLIQSLAEFIQMEAVEPSLSNSDSASFDGRMAVISSTRTFQTTSSLVVSEVEDFGAINTIQSSKSLTLQSLRSSYDDEHPPMRRQQVRFQLPPNPVMDPSVREELMELIQAKEAGVAYIMGHSYVKARRSSSFLKKLVIDIGYSFLRKNCRGPSVALNIPHISLIEVGMTYYV; the protein is encoded by the exons TTCTCATGGGCAAGTCTCTCGAGGAATCTTATTCTAGCATATCAAAGCTTTGGTGTGGTATATGGAGACTTGAGCACATCGCCTCTTTATGTTTTTCGAAGCACATTCATTGGGAAGTTGCAGCATCATCAGAATGAGGATGCTATATTTGGTGCATTTTCGTTGATTTTTTGGACCCTAACCTTTATTCCGTTGCTCAAATATGTGGTGATCGTATTGAGTGCTGATGATAATGGTGAAG GTGGGACATTCGCTCTTTACTCGATGCTTTGCAGGCATGCAAAGTTTGGCTTACTTCCCAATCAACAAGCGGCTGATGAGGAGTTGTCTGCTTACAAATATGGTCCCTCAAGGCAGGGCCAATCATCTTTGCCGCTGAGGAGATTTCTtgaaaagcataaaaaaataaggacAGCTTTACTTGTTGTGGTGTTGTTGGGGACTTCCATGCTTATAGGTGATGGTGTGATTACTCCAGCAATTTCAG TTTTATCAGCAGTATCGGGGCTTCAACTTGCTGAAAGTTTGTTGACCACGC ATGAAGTGCTATTGATTGCCTGTGTCATATTGGTTGGCCTATTTGCATTGCAGCATTATGGCACTCACAGGGTAGCTTTTATATTTGCACCAATTGTTATTATCTGgttgatttcaattttttccattGGGGTATACAATATCATCAAATGGAACCCAAAGATTGTTCATGCAATATCTCCGTATTACATTGTCAAGTTCTTTAGTATGACTGGTGTAGACGGATGGATTTCGCTAGGAGGGGTCCTTCTCTCCATAACAG GAACCGAAGCTATGTTTGCAGATATTGGCCACTTCTCTACCTTCCCAATAAGG CTTGCGTTTGCGGTTTTTGTATACCCCTGTTTGGTTGTGCAATATATGGGCCAGGCTGCTTTCCTGTCGAAAAATATCCCATCCATCCCTAATAGCTTCTATCAGTCAATACCTG ATCCTGTATTTTGGCCTGTCTTTATCATTGCCACTCTAGCAAGTATCGTTGGAAGTCAGGCTATCATCACTGCAACATTCTCTATTGTCAAGCAATGCCATGCCCTTGGTTGCTTTCCAAGAGTCAAGGTCGTGCATACCTCGAAGCATATTTATGGGCAGATATATATTCCAGAAATAAACTGGATCCTCATGATCATTACTATCGCCATAGCTATTGGGTTCCGGGATACAACTTTAATTGGAAATGCCTATG GCCTCGCTTGCATGACTGTTATGTTTATCACGACATTTCTCATGGCGCTTGTTTTAGTCTTTGTCCAGCAGAGAAACATTTTTCTAGTTGCAgcatttcttctcttcttttggcTTATTGAGGGTGTCTACCTGTCATCTGCACTCATGAAAGTTCCTCAGGGAGGATGGGTCTCCCTCCTCCTTTCTTTCGTCTTTATGGTTGTCATGTTTGTGTGGTACTATGGAACTCACAAGAAATACAACTTTGATCTTCATAACAAAGTTCCCCTGAGATGGATACTTGGTCTGGGCCCTAGTCTTGGTATCGTCCGTGTGCCTGGAGTAGGCCTCATTTACTCGGAATTGGCAACAGGGGTCCCTGCAATCTTCTCTCACTTTGTGACAAATCTCCCAGCATTCCACACTGTGTTAGTTTTTGTTTGCGTAAAATCTGTTCCTGTGCCCTATGTATCACCTGAGGAACGCTTTCTTATTGGTCGTATTTGCCCAAGACCCTACCGAATGTACCGGTGCATTGTAAGGTATGGGTATAAAGACATTCAACGAGACAATGGAGACTTTGAGAACCTTCTTATCCAAAGTTTAGCGGAGTTCATCCAAATGGAGGCAGTTGAACCAAGTTTATCAAACTCTGACAGTGCATCATTTGATGGTAGGATGGCCGTCATAAGCAGCACCAGAACCTTCCAAACAACCTCATCCCTGGTAGTATCTGAAGTAGAGGATTTTGGTGCAATCAACACCATCCAAAGCAGTAAATCTTTAACCCTCCAAAGTTTGCGGTCTTCTTATGATGATGAACACCCACCGATGAGGAGGCAGCAAGTGAGGTTTCAATTGCCACCAAACCCCGTGATGGATCCTTCGGTTAGGGAAGAGCTTATGGAATTGATCCAGGCAAAGGAAGCAGGGGTTGCATATATAATGGGGCATTCTTATGTGAAGGCAAGGAGATCATCATCCTTTTTGAAGAAGCTTGTCATTGACATTGGATACTCATTCCTTCGTAAGAACTGCAGGGGCCCTTCTGTGGCGCTTAATATTCCTCACATTAGCCTTATCGAAGTTGGCATGACGTATTATGTTTAG